From a single Triplophysa rosa linkage group LG17, Trosa_1v2, whole genome shotgun sequence genomic region:
- the ndufb11 gene encoding NADH dehydrogenase [ubiquinone] 1 beta subcomplex subunit 11, mitochondrial, giving the protein MASRLSRIWPVVSRVRLSSALGTRCVSQTPKSSAAGAAVASDLQPVSPALQDSHGHTEVNPFEKNPDFHGFHHHDTFVDEWNMRLAFFFGISVAIVIGGTFIHYLPDHGMRQWARREAERLIKQREAEGLPLMTENYYDPSKIILPSSGDE; this is encoded by the exons ATGGCTTCGCGCCTGAGCCGAATCTGGCCCGTCGTGTCCCGGGTTCGCTTGAGCTCCGCTCTCGGGACCCGCTGCGTGTCGCAGACGCCGAAATCAAGCGCGGCCGGTGCGGCTGTGGCGTCTGATCTGCAGCCCGTGTCACCCGCGCTTCAGGACAGTCATGGACACACAGAGGTCAACCCGTTTGAAAAG AATCCAGATTTCCATGGCTTCCATCATCATGATACTTTTGTGGATGAATGGAACATGAGATTAGCGTTTTTCTTTGGCATTTCTGTGGCCATTGTTATCGGAGGCACTTTCATCCACTATTTACCTGACCACGG TATGAGGCAGTGGGCGCGTCGGGAAGCTGAGAGGTTGATCAAACAGAGGGAGGCTGAGGGACTTCCACTCATGACTGAAAATTATTATGACCCCAGCAAGATTATTCTCCCCTCGTCTGGAGACGAGTAG
- the def6a gene encoding differentially expressed in FDCP 6 homolog produces the protein MDLRSELLKSIWYAFTALDVEKSGKVSKSQLKVLSHNLYTVLGIPHDPAALEEHFRDDDDGPVSSQGYMPYLNKYILDKVVEGTFVKENVDELCWTLTAKKNYRPEGKSVLPGTDAFRLWCLFIFLSEDRYPLVIVPDEVEYLLKKLCMAMSVELNCVELEDFISQDSVQQNGFTVWAFLKMMNSGKLTKGLAKETISMAIEEVYREIVGDVLKEGYLWKKGQLRRNWTERWFTLRPSTLVYFTSEDRKDRKGSIQLDGNCCVEVLPDRDGKRCMFCLKTLTKTYELSASDTKQRQEWTTAIQTAIRLYVEGKNSLHKDLKLKRREQREQREKRREAKEQELQRLRALQEERERKMAELELLKEAQRQAQALLEQDEQRRKQQHEQLQHALEIQLKEAEEARASMQAEMALKEAEAERQRTRIKELEAMQQRLEEALQQEIKARQDEEAFRYAQARLLAEEEEKMTSLMALREEQEEYIQRAHREKQELKQEMESKSRALDEAQIQLEEVRANRHRVDQDVVDAQRKLRQASTNVKHWNVQMNRLMHPIGPGEKKSTGGGSFSGFRIPSQKDPGLRLKQKTDDQNEESKENVENISGCEGDWLLSQTSNGDMEIS, from the exons ATGGACTTGCGCTCAGAACTGTTAAAGTCCATTTGGTACGCTTTCACGGCTCTGGATGTGGAGAAGAGTGGAAAGGTGTCCAAGTCTCAACTCAAG GTGTTGTCTCATAATCTTTATACAGTTCTGGGTATCCCACATGACCCAGCAGCTCTTGAAGAGCACTtcagagatgatgatgatggtccAGTCTCCAGCCAGGGATACATGCCCTACCTCAATAAATACATCCTGGATAAG GTGGTGGAAGGAACGTTTGTTAAAGAGAACGTCGATGAGCTCTGTTGGACGCTTACAGCCAAGAAGAACTATCGGCCTGAGGGAAAGAGCGTTCTGCCTGGGACAGATGCTTTTCGTCTGTggtgtctcttcatttttttatcagaGGACAGATACCCTCTTGTCATCGTCCCAGATGAG GTCGAATATTTACTCAAGAAGTTATGCATGGCCATGAGCGTTGAGCTGAACTGTGTTGAACTGGAGGACTTTATTTCCCAAGATTCTGTTCAGCAGAATGGCTTCACTGTATGGGCCTTTCTGAAAATGATGAATTCTGGGAAACTGACAAAAGGCCTTGCCAAAGAAACCATCAGCATGGCAATAGAGGAGGTGTACAGGGAAATCGTGGGCGATGTGCTGAAAGAG GGATATCTGTGGAAGAAGGGTCAGTTAAGAAGAAACTGGACCGAGCGTTGGTTCACATTGAGACCCAGCACTTTAGTTTATTTCACCAGCGAGGACCGCAAGGACCGCAAAGGCAGCATCCAGTTAGACGGAAACTGTTGTGTTGAG GTTCTTCCTGATAGGGATGGGAAGAGATGCATGTTTTGTCTGAAGACCCTCACCAAGACATATGAACTCAGTGCTTCTGACACCAAACAGAGGCAGGAGTGGACGACAG CTATCCAGACAGCGATCCGGCTGTATGTGGAGGGTAAAAACTCTCTTCATAAGGATCTGAAGCTGAAGCGGCGCGAGCAGCGAGAACAGAGGGAGAAGAGACGGGAGGCGAAGGAGCAGGAGCTGCAGCGTCTGAGGGCTCTGCAGGAGGAGCGTGAACGGAAAATGGCCGAGCTGGAACTCCTGAAGGAGGCGCAGAGGCAGGCGCAGGCGCTGCTGGAACAGGACGAGCAGCGGAGAAAACAACAACACGAGCAGCTCCAGCACGCCCTGGAGATCCAGCTCAAAGAGGCTGAAGAG GCCCGGGCGAGCATGCAGGCCGAGATGGCGCTGAAAGAAGCAGAAGCCGAGAGACAGAGAACACGAATTAAAGAACTAGAGGCCATGCAGCAACGGCTTGAGGAGGCTTTACAACAGGAAATCAAAGCCAGACAGGACGAAGAGGCCTTCCGCTACGCGCAGGCTCG GCTACTTGCAGAGGAAGAGGAGAAGATGACGTCCCTTATGGCCCTCCGTGAGGAGCAGGAGGAGTACATCCAGCGAGCCCACAGGGAAAAACAAGAGCTCAAACAGGAGATGGAGAGTAAGTCACGTGCTCTGGATGAGGCACAAATACAGCTGGAAGAGGTCAGAGCCAATCGTCACAGAGTGGACCAGGACGTCGTG GATGCCCAAAGGAAGCTTCGTCAGGCAAGCACCAATGTGAAACACTGGAACGTTCAAATGAACAGATTAATGCATCCGATCGGGCCAGGAG AGAAAAAGTCTACTGGAGGAGGATCTTTCTCCGGCTTTCGTATCCCTTCACAGAAGGACCCTGGACTGCGTTTGAAGCAGAAAACCGATGACCAGAATGAAGAAAGCAAAGAAAACGTGGAAAACATATCAGGATGTGAAGGCGACTGGCTTCTCTCACAAACCTCCAACGGAGACATGGAAATATCTTGA
- the sin3b gene encoding paired amphipathic helix protein Sin3b isoform X1, which yields MAKIQAHSSTAKQINQIQDKAYVVQKQVQQQHFQKLKVEDALSYLDQVKIRFGNDPGIYNKFLDIMKEFKSQSIDTPGVINRVSQLFHGHPDLVLGFNAFLPPGYRIEIPKNGMAFLQSPFSVQVSPGPGRSTGSSVVSAASSALAEAGSAQNEAVTSPESIASSSGPPEQSSRLSLPLPSRESQSQPATTSVSPPTSEPSPVEFDSAISYVNKIKNRFLDNPETYRAFLEILHTYQKEQLEVKENRGRSSGGMTEDEVFSKVASLFKGQEDLLAEFGQFLPDAKRSLFTGGSLTGKDHLKKVEEEEMNKQSKKRPRPMLMPHMTPLLKKKMKYSCSKDPSFASVGKHGVLREFTFFDKVRRLLKSQEVYENFLRCIALFNQEVVSGAELMQLVTPFLGKFPELYTQFKSFLGDKELSHGVSGLSERYMEGGGREVDYASCKRLGSSYRALPKTYQQPKCTGRTAICKEVLNDTWVSFPSWSEDSTFVSSKKTPYEEQLHRCEDERFELDVVLETNLATIRVLESVQKKLSRLSPEDQERFRLDDCLGGTSEVIQRRAVYRIYGDKAPEIIEGLKRSPATAVPVVLKRLKAKEEEWREAQQSFNKIWREQYEKAYLKSLDHQGVNFKQNDMKALRSKSLLNEIESIYDERQEQSTEESGLGQQSRDGSTGGSASEPHMIFTYEDKQILEDAASIIIYHVKRQPTIHKDDKDHIKRIIQHFVPDLFFSRRGELSETEEFTDEEAEGDDSNTAPGGGVSAVGSQLNGDSRRRRCTSPQDMDTSVTPHGISQESEPVDLRDPEAEHQKELDGVYNLFFVNNNWYFFLRLHQTLCSRLLKVYRQAERQLLEHRAEQNRERLLMGEGRREKSSDLAMELRLKQPSEVELEEYYPAFLDMVRSLLDGNLESTQYEDTLREMFTIHAYIGFTVDKLVQNIVRQLQHLVSDEVCLQVTELYLAERKRGAAGGNLSSQCVRSAWEASYQWKAERVMAEENCFKVMFIQNKGQVTLTIELLDTEEAQCDDPLDIQSLSNYMEQYIGTESMCSQTEGYYFKPVFLPRNLRHFRSWQLKQVEAMRCRREWHRKMGVETAGNLDCRFKLNTHKMVFVMNSEDYMYRRGALVKARRSQHRVALAQHDRFEQWHRGWLDEHVAPAAERGVLSWLMGEENEDMIPCKTTCVSTQVKGLPVNRYKVHYNNKAPASP from the exons ATGGCGAAAATTCAGGCACACAGCAGCACTGCGAAGCAAATCAACCAGATCCAAGACAAGGCCTATGTGGTTCAGAAGCAAGTCCAACAGCAGCACTTTCAGAAACTAAAG GTGGAGGATGCCTTATCTTACTTGGATCAAGTCAAAATACGGTTTGGGAATGATCCTGGAATATACAATAAGTTTCTGGATATCATGAAAGAGTTTAAATCTCAAAG TATTGACACGCCAGGCGTTATCAACAGAGTTTCTCAGCTCTTCCATGGACATCCAGATCTCGTGCTGGGGTTTAATGCCTTCCTACCACCTGGGTATCGGATTGAAATTCCCAAAAATGGAATGGCATTTCTCCAGTCACCATTTTCCGTGCAG GTCTCTCCCGGGCCAGGAAGAAGCACGGGCAGTTCTGTGGTTAGTGCCGCTTCATCAGCATTGGCTGAAGCTGGGTCAGCTCAGAATGAAGCAGTCACCTCTCCGGAGAGCATTGCTTCGTCGTCCGGACCTCCCGAACAATCGAGCAGGTTGTCACTTCCTCTACCTAGCCGAGAGAGCCAATCACAGCCGGCCACCACATCAGTGTCGCCTCCCACATCAGAGCCGAGTCCTGTGGAGTTTGACAGCGCCATCAGTTACGTCAATAAgatcaaaaacagatttttggaCAACCCTGAGACCTATCGAGCCTTTCTGGAAATTCTGCATACATACCAG aaggaacagctggaggtgAAGGAGAACAGAGGCCGTAGCAGTGGAGGAATGACTGAAGATGAGGTTTTCTCTAAAGTGGCGAGTCTATTCAAAGGACAGGAGGATCTGCTTGCTGAGTTTGGACAGTTTTTGCCTGACGCCAAGAGATCTCTG TTCACTGGAGGGTCTTTGACTGGCAAAGACCATCTGAAGAAAgtagaagaagaagaaatgaaTAAACAGAGCAAGAAGAGGCCAAGACCCATGTTAATGCCCCACATGACGCCGCTTTTGAAG AAGAAAATGAAGTATTCCTGTTCCAAGGACCCATCTTTCGCCTCTGTCGGAAAACACGGGGTCCTTCGGGAGTTCACGTTCTTCGACAAG GTTCGGCGTCTGCTCAAGAGTCAGGAGGTGTACGAGAATTTCTTGCGCTGTATAGCCCTCTTTAATCAGGAAGTGGTGTCAGGGGCTGAACTCATGCAACTTGTGACTCCATTTTTAGG GAAGTTTCCAGAACTCTACACCCAGTTTAAGTCGTTTTTGGGCGATAAAGAGCTGTCTCATGGAGTCTCGGGCCTCTCGGAGCGCTACATGGAGGGTGGAGGCAGAGAAGTGGACTACGCTTCCTGTAAGCGTCTGGGATCTAGCTACAGAGCCCTGCCCAAGACCTACCAGCAACCCAAGTGCACTGGCCGAACGGCTATATGCAAAGAG GTGCTGAATGATACCTGGGTCTCATTCCCGTCCTGGTCTGAAGACTCCACTTTTGTGAGTTCCAAGAAAACACCTTATGAAGAACAACTTCATCGCTGTGAAGATGAGCGTTTTGAG CTGGATGTTGTCCTGGAGACTAATTTGGCAACGATCAGAGTTTTGGAGAGCGTGCAGAAGAAGCTGTCCCGCCTTTCGCCCGAGGATCAGGAGCGCTTCCGATTGGACGACTGCCTGGGCGGAACCTCTGAGGTCATCCAGCGACGTGCGGTCTATCGTATCTACGGCGACAAGGCTCCGGAGATCATCGAGGGGCTGAAGAGGAGCCCGGCCACTGCAGTTCCTGTAGTACTCAAACG ATTGAAAGCTAAAGAGGAGGAGTGGAGAGAGGCCCAGCAGAGCTTCAATAAAATATGGAGAGAGCAGTATGAGAAGGCGTACCTGAAATCTCTGGACCACCAGGGTGTGAACTTCAAACAGAACGACATGAAGGCCCTTCGATCCAAGAGTCTTCTCAATGAAATCGAGAGCATCTATGATGAG AGACAGGAGCAGAGCACAGAAGAGAGCGGTTTGGGTCAACAAAGTCGGGACGGCTCCACCGGAGGTTCTGCCAGCGAGCCCCACATGATCTTCACCTACGAGGACAAACAGATCCTGGAAGATGCCGCCTCGATCATCATCTACCACGTCAAACGGCAGCCCACCATCCACAAAGATGACAAGGACCACATCAAACGCATCATCCAGCACTTCGTCCCTGACCTTTTCTTCTCCCGCCGCGGCGAGTTGAGCGAGACCGAGGAGTTCACGGATGAAGAAGCCGAAGGGGATGACAGCAACACTGCACCGGGAGGCGGAGTCTCAGCGGTGGGCAGTCAGCTGAACGGCGATTCCAGAAGGCGGCGATGCACGTCCCCTCAGGACATGGACACCTCAGTGACTCCGCACGGCATTAGTCAGGAAAGTGAGCCGGTGGATCTGCGGGACCCGGAGGCGGAGCATCAGAAGGAGTTGGATGGCGTCTATAATCTTTTCTTTGTTAATAATAACTGGTACTTCTTCCTGCGGCTACACCAAACCCTGTGTTCGCGGCTGTTGAAGGTTTACAGACAGGCGGAGAGACAGTTACTGGAACACAGGGCGGAGCAGAATCGGGAACGACTGCTCATGGGAGAGGGGCGCAGGGAAAAGTCGAGTGACCTCGCTATGGAGCTGCGCCTTAAACAGCCAA GTGAGGTGGAGTTAGAGGAATATTACCCAGCGTTCTTAGACATGGTCCGCAGTCTACTGGATGGAAACCTGGAGTCCACACAGTACGAGGACACCCTGCGAGAGATGTTCACCATCCACGCTTACATCGGCTTTACTGTTGACAAGCTCGTCCAGAACATTGTCAGACAG CTTCAACACCTGGTCAGCGATGAGGTGTGCCTGCAGGTGACTGAACTATACCTTGCAGAGAGAAAAAGGGGAGCTGCCGGTGGAAATCTCTCCTCTCAGTGTGTTCGTTCCGCATGGGAAGCCAGTTATCAGTGGAAAGCGGAGAGAGTCATGGCGGAGGAGAACTGCTTCAAG GTGATGTTCATACAAAATAAAGGTCAGGTAACCTTAACCATTGAGCTGCTAGACACTGAGGAGGCCCAATGCGATGACCCGCTGGATATTCAG AGTCTGTCTAATTACATGGAGCAGTATATAGGAACGGAGTCGATGTGCTCTCAGACAGAAGGCTActacttcaaacctgtatttctACCCAG GAATCTGAGGCATTTTCGCAGCTGGCAGCTCAAGCAGGTGGAAGCCATGCGCTGCAGGAGAGAATGGCATCGGAAGATGGGCGTAGAGACGGCCGGAAATCTGGACTGCCGATTCAAACTCAACACGCACAAGATGGTGTTTGTGATGAACTCTGAGGACTACATGTACCGCAGAGGAGCCCTGGTGAAGGCTCGGAGG TCCCAGCACAGGGTAGCGCTGGCCCAGCACGATCGCTTTGAGCAGTGGCACCGGGGTTGGCTTGACGAGCACGTGGCCCCCGCCGCCGAGCGTGGCGTGCTGAGCTGGCTCATGGGAGAGGAAAACGAAGACATGATTCCCTGCAAGACAACCTGTGTGTCCACACAGGTCAAAGGCTTACCTGTCAACAGGTACAAGGTGCACTACAACAACAAGGCCCCTGCTTCACCGTAA
- the sin3b gene encoding paired amphipathic helix protein Sin3b isoform X2, whose protein sequence is MAKIQAHSSTAKQINQIQDKAYVVQKQVQQQHFQKLKVEDALSYLDQVKIRFGNDPGIYNKFLDIMKEFKSQSIDTPGVINRVSQLFHGHPDLVLGFNAFLPPGYRIEIPKNGMAFLQSPFSVQVSPGPGRSTGSSVVSAASSALAEAGSAQNEAVTSPESIASSSGPPEQSSRLSLPLPSRESQSQPATTSVSPPTSEPSPVEFDSAISYVNKIKNRFLDNPETYRAFLEILHTYQKEQLEVKENRGRSSGGMTEDEVFSKVASLFKGQEDLLAEFGQFLPDAKRSLFTGGSLTGKDHLKKVEEEEMNKQSKKRPRPMLMPHMTPLLKKKMKYSCSKDPSFASVGKHGVLREFTFFDKVRRLLKSQEVYENFLRCIALFNQEVVSGAELMQLVTPFLGKFPELYTQFKSFLGDKELSHGVSGLSERYMEGGGREVDYASCKRLGSSYRALPKTYQQPKCTGRTAICKEVLNDTWVSFPSWSEDSTFVSSKKTPYEEQLHRCEDERFELDVVLETNLATIRVLESVQKKLSRLSPEDQERFRLDDCLGGTSEVIQRRAVYRIYGDKAPEIIEGLKRSPATAVPVVLKRLKAKEEEWREAQQSFNKIWREQYEKAYLKSLDHQGVNFKQNDMKALRSKSLLNEIESIYDERQEQSTEESGLGQQSRDGSTGGSASEPHMIFTYEDKQILEDAASIIIYHVKRQPTIHKDDKDHIKRIIQHFVPDLFFSRRGELSETEEFTDEEAEGDDSNTAPGGGVSAVGSQLNGDSRRRRCTSPQDMDTSVTPHGISQESEPVDLRDPEAEHQKELDGVYNLFFVNNNWYFFLRLHQTLCSRLLKVYRQAERQLLEHRAEQNRERLLMGEGRREKSSDLAMELRLKQPSEVELEEYYPAFLDMVRSLLDGNLESTQYEDTLREMFTIHAYIGFTVDKLVQNIVRQLQHLVSDEVCLQVTELYLAERKRGAAGGNLSSQCVRSAWEASYQWKAERVMAEENCFKVMFIQNKGQVTLTIELLDTEEAQCDDPLDIQSLSNYMEQYIGTESMCSQTEGYYFKPVFLPRSPKRTNCSTECVS, encoded by the exons ATGGCGAAAATTCAGGCACACAGCAGCACTGCGAAGCAAATCAACCAGATCCAAGACAAGGCCTATGTGGTTCAGAAGCAAGTCCAACAGCAGCACTTTCAGAAACTAAAG GTGGAGGATGCCTTATCTTACTTGGATCAAGTCAAAATACGGTTTGGGAATGATCCTGGAATATACAATAAGTTTCTGGATATCATGAAAGAGTTTAAATCTCAAAG TATTGACACGCCAGGCGTTATCAACAGAGTTTCTCAGCTCTTCCATGGACATCCAGATCTCGTGCTGGGGTTTAATGCCTTCCTACCACCTGGGTATCGGATTGAAATTCCCAAAAATGGAATGGCATTTCTCCAGTCACCATTTTCCGTGCAG GTCTCTCCCGGGCCAGGAAGAAGCACGGGCAGTTCTGTGGTTAGTGCCGCTTCATCAGCATTGGCTGAAGCTGGGTCAGCTCAGAATGAAGCAGTCACCTCTCCGGAGAGCATTGCTTCGTCGTCCGGACCTCCCGAACAATCGAGCAGGTTGTCACTTCCTCTACCTAGCCGAGAGAGCCAATCACAGCCGGCCACCACATCAGTGTCGCCTCCCACATCAGAGCCGAGTCCTGTGGAGTTTGACAGCGCCATCAGTTACGTCAATAAgatcaaaaacagatttttggaCAACCCTGAGACCTATCGAGCCTTTCTGGAAATTCTGCATACATACCAG aaggaacagctggaggtgAAGGAGAACAGAGGCCGTAGCAGTGGAGGAATGACTGAAGATGAGGTTTTCTCTAAAGTGGCGAGTCTATTCAAAGGACAGGAGGATCTGCTTGCTGAGTTTGGACAGTTTTTGCCTGACGCCAAGAGATCTCTG TTCACTGGAGGGTCTTTGACTGGCAAAGACCATCTGAAGAAAgtagaagaagaagaaatgaaTAAACAGAGCAAGAAGAGGCCAAGACCCATGTTAATGCCCCACATGACGCCGCTTTTGAAG AAGAAAATGAAGTATTCCTGTTCCAAGGACCCATCTTTCGCCTCTGTCGGAAAACACGGGGTCCTTCGGGAGTTCACGTTCTTCGACAAG GTTCGGCGTCTGCTCAAGAGTCAGGAGGTGTACGAGAATTTCTTGCGCTGTATAGCCCTCTTTAATCAGGAAGTGGTGTCAGGGGCTGAACTCATGCAACTTGTGACTCCATTTTTAGG GAAGTTTCCAGAACTCTACACCCAGTTTAAGTCGTTTTTGGGCGATAAAGAGCTGTCTCATGGAGTCTCGGGCCTCTCGGAGCGCTACATGGAGGGTGGAGGCAGAGAAGTGGACTACGCTTCCTGTAAGCGTCTGGGATCTAGCTACAGAGCCCTGCCCAAGACCTACCAGCAACCCAAGTGCACTGGCCGAACGGCTATATGCAAAGAG GTGCTGAATGATACCTGGGTCTCATTCCCGTCCTGGTCTGAAGACTCCACTTTTGTGAGTTCCAAGAAAACACCTTATGAAGAACAACTTCATCGCTGTGAAGATGAGCGTTTTGAG CTGGATGTTGTCCTGGAGACTAATTTGGCAACGATCAGAGTTTTGGAGAGCGTGCAGAAGAAGCTGTCCCGCCTTTCGCCCGAGGATCAGGAGCGCTTCCGATTGGACGACTGCCTGGGCGGAACCTCTGAGGTCATCCAGCGACGTGCGGTCTATCGTATCTACGGCGACAAGGCTCCGGAGATCATCGAGGGGCTGAAGAGGAGCCCGGCCACTGCAGTTCCTGTAGTACTCAAACG ATTGAAAGCTAAAGAGGAGGAGTGGAGAGAGGCCCAGCAGAGCTTCAATAAAATATGGAGAGAGCAGTATGAGAAGGCGTACCTGAAATCTCTGGACCACCAGGGTGTGAACTTCAAACAGAACGACATGAAGGCCCTTCGATCCAAGAGTCTTCTCAATGAAATCGAGAGCATCTATGATGAG AGACAGGAGCAGAGCACAGAAGAGAGCGGTTTGGGTCAACAAAGTCGGGACGGCTCCACCGGAGGTTCTGCCAGCGAGCCCCACATGATCTTCACCTACGAGGACAAACAGATCCTGGAAGATGCCGCCTCGATCATCATCTACCACGTCAAACGGCAGCCCACCATCCACAAAGATGACAAGGACCACATCAAACGCATCATCCAGCACTTCGTCCCTGACCTTTTCTTCTCCCGCCGCGGCGAGTTGAGCGAGACCGAGGAGTTCACGGATGAAGAAGCCGAAGGGGATGACAGCAACACTGCACCGGGAGGCGGAGTCTCAGCGGTGGGCAGTCAGCTGAACGGCGATTCCAGAAGGCGGCGATGCACGTCCCCTCAGGACATGGACACCTCAGTGACTCCGCACGGCATTAGTCAGGAAAGTGAGCCGGTGGATCTGCGGGACCCGGAGGCGGAGCATCAGAAGGAGTTGGATGGCGTCTATAATCTTTTCTTTGTTAATAATAACTGGTACTTCTTCCTGCGGCTACACCAAACCCTGTGTTCGCGGCTGTTGAAGGTTTACAGACAGGCGGAGAGACAGTTACTGGAACACAGGGCGGAGCAGAATCGGGAACGACTGCTCATGGGAGAGGGGCGCAGGGAAAAGTCGAGTGACCTCGCTATGGAGCTGCGCCTTAAACAGCCAA GTGAGGTGGAGTTAGAGGAATATTACCCAGCGTTCTTAGACATGGTCCGCAGTCTACTGGATGGAAACCTGGAGTCCACACAGTACGAGGACACCCTGCGAGAGATGTTCACCATCCACGCTTACATCGGCTTTACTGTTGACAAGCTCGTCCAGAACATTGTCAGACAG CTTCAACACCTGGTCAGCGATGAGGTGTGCCTGCAGGTGACTGAACTATACCTTGCAGAGAGAAAAAGGGGAGCTGCCGGTGGAAATCTCTCCTCTCAGTGTGTTCGTTCCGCATGGGAAGCCAGTTATCAGTGGAAAGCGGAGAGAGTCATGGCGGAGGAGAACTGCTTCAAG GTGATGTTCATACAAAATAAAGGTCAGGTAACCTTAACCATTGAGCTGCTAGACACTGAGGAGGCCCAATGCGATGACCCGCTGGATATTCAG AGTCTGTCTAATTACATGGAGCAGTATATAGGAACGGAGTCGATGTGCTCTCAGACAGAAGGCTActacttcaaacctgtatttctACCCAG gagccctaaacggacaaactgctctacagagtgcgtttcataa